From Desulfovibrio desulfuricans, a single genomic window includes:
- a CDS encoding NADH-quinone oxidoreductase subunit M produces the protein MDFLSMNTLGYPILSILVFLPLAGAVIVPLLPGENSVRVWTLLVTLANAVISLPLFTRFNPTSALYQFAEHHPWIASFNVNYTLGVDGISLLLVMMTTLIMPLCVLGSWKYIQTRVKEFMICLLVMETSMLGVFMALDLVLFYVLWEAMLIPMYLLIAVWGGPRKSYASIKFFLYTLAGSVFLLVAIVALYINQGTFSIPALMGQQYSERFQLLVFLAFFIAFAIKVPMFPFHTWLPAAHVEAPTAGSVILASVLLKMGTYGFLRFCLPITPGAAIGLLPALQWLSVAGIIYGGLTALAQQDMKKLIAYSSVGHMGFVTLGIFALNQRGLEGALLQMINHGVTTGALFLCVGMVYERSHSRELSDAAGLGKFMPIYVTYLTFFSLSSLAFPGTNSFVGEFLILAGAFFNNKIVAVCAIPGAILAAAYMLRMLQRVIWGGINNPDQSRMYDLGWREAVTLAPLLVFVFWIGLAPEPFLRVMRPSLDHLLAQTGYHATSALALAELIAR, from the coding sequence ATGGATTTTCTGAGCATGAACACCTTGGGGTATCCCATCCTCAGCATTCTTGTTTTTCTGCCGCTGGCAGGGGCTGTCATTGTGCCCCTGCTGCCGGGGGAGAACAGCGTGCGGGTGTGGACGCTGCTGGTCACTCTGGCAAACGCCGTCATTTCACTGCCGCTGTTTACGCGGTTCAACCCCACATCCGCCCTGTACCAGTTTGCGGAGCACCACCCGTGGATTGCCAGCTTTAACGTCAACTACACCCTTGGCGTGGACGGCATTTCTCTGCTGCTGGTGATGATGACAACGCTCATCATGCCGCTGTGCGTGCTGGGATCGTGGAAGTACATCCAGACCCGCGTAAAGGAATTCATGATCTGCCTGCTGGTGATGGAAACATCCATGCTCGGCGTGTTCATGGCGCTGGATCTGGTACTGTTCTATGTGCTGTGGGAAGCCATGCTTATTCCCATGTATCTGCTCATCGCCGTGTGGGGCGGGCCGCGCAAGAGCTACGCCTCCATCAAGTTTTTTCTGTACACCCTGGCGGGTTCGGTATTTCTGCTGGTGGCCATTGTGGCCCTGTACATCAATCAGGGGACGTTCAGTATTCCCGCGCTCATGGGGCAGCAATATTCCGAGCGTTTCCAGCTTTTGGTATTTCTGGCCTTTTTCATTGCTTTTGCCATCAAGGTCCCCATGTTTCCCTTCCACACCTGGCTGCCAGCGGCCCATGTGGAAGCCCCGACAGCAGGCTCGGTGATTCTGGCCTCTGTGCTGCTCAAGATGGGTACATACGGATTTTTGCGCTTTTGCCTGCCCATTACGCCCGGCGCGGCTATCGGCCTGCTGCCCGCCCTGCAGTGGCTCTCGGTGGCAGGAATCATCTACGGCGGTCTGACCGCCCTTGCGCAGCAGGACATGAAGAAGCTCATTGCCTACTCAAGCGTGGGGCATATGGGTTTTGTGACACTGGGCATCTTTGCCCTGAACCAGCGGGGGCTTGAGGGCGCGCTGCTCCAGATGATCAATCACGGCGTCACCACAGGGGCTTTGTTTCTCTGCGTGGGCATGGTGTACGAGCGTTCGCACAGCCGCGAGCTTTCGGACGCGGCCGGGCTTGGCAAGTTCATGCCCATCTATGTGACGTATCTGACGTTTTTCTCGCTGTCGTCGCTGGCCTTTCCTGGCACAAACAGTTTTGTGGGCGAGTTTCTTATCCTTGCCGGGGCATTTTTCAACAACAAGATCGTTGCGGTTTGCGCCATCCCCGGTGCCATACTGGCGGCGGCCTACATGCTGCGCATGTTGCAGCGGGTGATCTGGGGCGGCATCAACAACCCCGACCAGTCGCGCATGTACGATCTTGGCTGGCGCGAGGCCGTGACCCTGGCCCCGCTGCTGGTGTTTGTTTTCTGGATTGGGCTGGCCCCGGAACCGTTTTTGCGCGTCATGAGGCCCAGCCTTGACCATCTGCTGGCGCAGACCGGCTACCATGCCACGAGCGCACTGGCCCTTGCTGAACTTATTGCGCGTTGA
- a CDS encoding type II toxin-antitoxin system HipA family toxin has protein sequence MTTRVAYVHMHLEGSFVVAGRLRYVQDGRFSQCFFEYSNRYLERPDAVAVDPVALPLQREHTYEGPLGGALFNGLRDACPDDWGRHVLDIAAEAAGSHLGEFDYMLYAGPDRIGALGFSSAPDAAPFTDVPPWAQSLPGAELDLQGMLLATDNVEQADDLNPQYRRFFVRGSSIGGARPKASFEQDGKFWVAKFSKEREAWPTCRIEHANMLLAAKCGINVPETDRITVLGNRDILLVERFDRQIRSGALHRLPFVSAMTLIGAAGPEAHAAYADIVTAMRRDFYSAEATRSDIRELYQRMVFNALCNNSDDHLRNHGFLHLADQNGRSGWRLSPAYDVVPQPVMDEAPRALHLSVGPDGRSSAMSNVLAAARHFGLAPDEAQMIVEEIRGTIRQNWESLLLSTGVPQRNLADLRNCYALALLPDTATP, from the coding sequence ATGACAACCCGCGTGGCGTATGTGCATATGCACCTTGAAGGCAGCTTTGTTGTTGCCGGACGCCTGCGCTATGTTCAGGATGGCCGGTTCAGCCAGTGCTTCTTTGAATATTCCAACCGCTATCTGGAGCGGCCTGACGCGGTTGCCGTTGACCCTGTTGCGCTGCCCCTGCAACGGGAACACACCTACGAAGGCCCGCTGGGCGGCGCGCTCTTTAACGGGCTGCGCGATGCCTGCCCTGACGACTGGGGCCGTCACGTTCTTGATATAGCCGCCGAAGCCGCAGGCTCCCACCTTGGCGAATTTGACTACATGCTCTATGCCGGGCCAGACAGAATCGGCGCGCTCGGTTTCAGCAGCGCGCCCGATGCCGCCCCATTTACCGATGTGCCGCCCTGGGCGCAGAGCCTCCCCGGCGCAGAACTTGACCTCCAGGGCATGCTGCTGGCTACGGACAACGTGGAGCAGGCGGACGATCTCAACCCGCAGTACAGACGCTTTTTTGTGCGCGGTTCTTCCATTGGCGGCGCAAGGCCCAAGGCCTCGTTTGAGCAGGACGGCAAATTCTGGGTTGCAAAATTCAGCAAGGAGCGTGAAGCTTGGCCCACTTGCCGCATAGAGCATGCCAATATGCTCCTCGCGGCAAAGTGCGGCATCAATGTGCCGGAAACGGATCGGATTACGGTTCTGGGCAACCGCGATATCCTTCTGGTTGAGCGTTTTGACCGCCAGATTCGCAGCGGCGCCCTGCACCGCCTGCCCTTTGTTTCGGCCATGACCCTCATTGGCGCCGCAGGGCCGGAAGCGCATGCTGCCTACGCCGACATCGTCACAGCCATGCGGCGGGATTTTTACAGCGCCGAGGCCACGCGCAGCGATATCCGCGAGCTGTACCAGCGCATGGTCTTCAATGCCCTGTGCAACAACTCCGACGACCATTTGCGCAATCATGGTTTTCTGCATCTGGCTGATCAGAATGGCCGATCCGGCTGGCGGCTCTCTCCGGCGTATGACGTGGTGCCGCAGCCTGTGATGGACGAGGCCCCACGGGCCTTGCACCTGAGCGTGGGGCCGGATGGCCGCAGCTCCGCCATGAGCAACGTGCTGGCCGCGGCACGGCACTTTGGCCTTGCCCCCGATGAAGCACAGATGATTGTTGAAGAAATCAGGGGGACAATCCGCCAGAACTGGGAAAGTCTGCTCCTGAGCACAGGGGTGCCGCAGCGTAACCTTGCCGATCTGCGCAACTGCTACGCCCTCGCCCTGCTGCCGGATACAGCAACGCCATAA
- a CDS encoding nuclear transport factor 2 family protein codes for MSTNMPEAVEIFMETMNTAETEKLDSCLASEAVLFDPGENNEISGINAIKAFVADSKEKFDLCTTVIDAISTAESTKVITLTKGNFPGSPQKFSYEFIVKHGLIQSINILPA; via the coding sequence ATGAGCACCAACATGCCAGAGGCTGTGGAAATATTTATGGAAACAATGAACACTGCCGAAACTGAAAAACTGGACAGTTGCCTTGCAAGCGAGGCTGTGCTCTTTGACCCGGGCGAAAACAATGAAATCAGCGGAATAAATGCCATCAAGGCCTTTGTTGCAGATTCAAAGGAAAAATTTGATCTTTGCACAACTGTTATTGATGCAATTTCTACTGCTGAGAGCACAAAAGTCATAACGTTGACAAAAGGCAATTTTCCAGGGAGCCCGCAAAAATTTTCTTATGAATTCATTGTCAAACACGGATTGATACAAAGTATCAACATCCTGCCAGCATAG
- a CDS encoding Na(+)/H(+) antiporter subunit D, producing the protein MTEPWIHPSAVLLLGAVILPLLPKALRRICIVLVPVLAFCAVLLMQGHNGVYGVLPFMKWQLIFGKVDALSMVFAYIMTLMCVIGSVYGLHVEEAAQHSAAWTYVAGSLGVIFCGDYLTLFLFWELMAFSSVFLVWFRRRKESLASGYRYLLVHTAGGLLLLAGLVLRYRATGDLTFGPIGVADPQLYTYLIMAGFILNAAVPPLHAWLPDAYGEATVTGAVFMCAFTTKTAVYVLARSFAGMEILVPLGVCMALYGVVYAVLENDARRLLAYHIISQVGYMVAAVGIGTPLAINGACAHAFAHILYKGLLFMGCGSVLHMTGVSKFTQLGGLYKKMPKTFVFTLVGGLSISAFPLFSGFVTKAMIVAAGFEAHNYWAGFLLTLASAGTFLHTGLKVPYFIWFGKNNCSKETWERAGDPPLNMQAAMAVAAFLCIFIGCHTPYLYDMLPFPEVAAQYHPYSAAHISETLQILLFTALGFFLLLKKLTPEPTISLDLDWFYRMGGRLFYWFARKPVQSADNAVGEAWNRQGIVPLMRTARFWSWFDWHGIDTVVDGTARSVRSLGGMLRHVQSGSLQINIISMAAVVALVLTLLALV; encoded by the coding sequence ATGACTGAGCCATGGATTCACCCCTCCGCAGTTCTGTTGCTGGGCGCGGTAATTTTGCCGCTGCTGCCCAAGGCCCTGCGCCGGATATGTATCGTGCTTGTGCCGGTGCTGGCCTTTTGCGCCGTGCTGCTCATGCAGGGGCACAATGGAGTATACGGCGTGCTGCCTTTCATGAAATGGCAACTCATATTCGGCAAGGTCGATGCGTTGAGCATGGTCTTTGCCTACATCATGACCCTCATGTGCGTGATCGGCTCGGTCTATGGCCTGCATGTGGAAGAAGCCGCGCAGCACTCCGCCGCCTGGACATATGTGGCAGGATCACTGGGCGTCATCTTTTGCGGGGACTACCTGACGCTCTTTCTCTTTTGGGAGCTGATGGCCTTTTCCTCCGTATTTCTGGTGTGGTTCAGGCGGCGCAAGGAGTCGCTGGCCTCCGGCTACCGATATCTGCTGGTGCACACCGCGGGTGGTTTGCTGCTGCTGGCAGGGCTTGTGCTGCGCTACCGGGCCACGGGCGATCTGACCTTCGGCCCCATCGGCGTGGCTGATCCGCAGCTCTACACCTACCTGATCATGGCCGGGTTTATCCTCAACGCGGCAGTGCCGCCCTTGCATGCGTGGCTGCCCGATGCCTACGGCGAAGCCACGGTGACAGGCGCGGTATTCATGTGCGCTTTTACCACCAAAACCGCCGTATATGTGCTGGCGCGCAGCTTTGCGGGCATGGAAATTCTGGTGCCGCTTGGCGTGTGCATGGCCCTGTACGGTGTTGTGTACGCCGTGCTTGAAAACGACGCCCGCCGCCTGCTGGCCTACCACATTATCAGTCAGGTGGGCTACATGGTGGCAGCTGTGGGCATAGGCACGCCGCTGGCCATCAACGGGGCCTGCGCCCACGCCTTTGCCCACATTCTCTACAAGGGGCTGCTGTTCATGGGCTGCGGCTCTGTGCTGCACATGACGGGCGTGAGCAAGTTCACCCAGTTGGGCGGCCTGTACAAAAAGATGCCCAAAACCTTTGTATTCACTCTGGTGGGCGGGCTTTCCATTTCGGCCTTTCCCCTGTTCAGCGGTTTTGTGACCAAGGCCATGATCGTTGCCGCCGGATTTGAGGCGCACAACTACTGGGCGGGCTTTCTGCTCACCCTGGCTTCTGCGGGTACCTTCCTGCACACGGGTCTGAAGGTTCCTTACTTCATCTGGTTTGGCAAAAACAACTGCTCCAAGGAAACATGGGAACGCGCGGGCGATCCGCCGCTCAACATGCAGGCGGCCATGGCGGTGGCGGCGTTTTTGTGCATCTTCATCGGCTGCCACACGCCGTACCTGTACGACATGCTTCCCTTCCCCGAAGTGGCGGCGCAGTACCACCCCTACAGCGCCGCGCATATTTCTGAAACCTTGCAGATACTGCTGTTTACGGCCCTGGGATTCTTTTTGCTGCTCAAAAAGCTCACGCCGGAGCCCACCATCAGTCTGGATCTGGACTGGTTTTACCGCATGGGCGGCAGGCTGTTTTACTGGTTTGCGCGCAAGCCCGTGCAGTCTGCGGACAATGCCGTGGGCGAGGCCTGGAACCGGCAGGGTATAGTGCCGCTCATGCGCACGGCGCGCTTCTGGTCATGGTTTGACTGGCACGGCATTGATACTGTGGTTGACGGCACGGCCCGCAGCGTGCGCTCTCTTGGCGGAATGCTGCGGCACGTGCAGAGCGGCAGCCTGCAAATAAACATTATTTCCATGGCCGCAGTGGTGGCCCTGGTGCTCACGCTGCTGGCTCTTGTTTGA
- a CDS encoding NADH-quinone oxidoreductase subunit N: MNAHLFAPELVLLAGCLLAFCMTLTEARTQTLRLLVLCVGAAFAATSVLCLFAKGTLFYGAYRVDLFSQLVKCVMSIGFTLMLLFGADTKGISVRMRPEYYFFLLTSLLGLTLLSSSVELITLFIALELSSYSLYLLVPMRTPSDSMRAPMEAAIKYLLFGVTASGIMLFGMSWIFGIAGSTYLDQILPAMRTAGSHAAPLVGLLMLFCGMFFKLAVFPFHFWAPDVYQGASNDTTAFIASIPKIVAVAVLARFCAMAYPGEGHVALLLTGLSIASMCYGNLTALVQTDVKRMLGFSGIAHAGYILMGMATLQGWGIATALYYATGYLFMMLAAFLVLCVVSPDGRNLSIKDLNGLSRRSPLLAFVLGVSMFALAGIPPFVGFMGKFMLLTGAWRAGHTALVIIAAINTAIGIYYYLQVVRAVYTEAALHDAEPIVPHAGARMAGICLVGLVLALGIAPESMLQLAREAVQAAW, translated from the coding sequence ATGAACGCACATCTTTTTGCACCGGAACTGGTTCTTCTTGCAGGGTGTCTGCTGGCATTTTGCATGACTCTGACGGAAGCCCGGACGCAAACCCTGCGCCTGCTGGTTCTTTGCGTTGGGGCAGCCTTTGCCGCTACCTCCGTTCTTTGCCTTTTTGCCAAGGGAACCCTGTTTTACGGAGCCTACAGGGTAGACCTGTTTTCGCAGCTGGTAAAATGCGTGATGTCCATCGGTTTTACCCTGATGCTGCTTTTTGGGGCGGACACCAAGGGTATTTCCGTGCGCATGCGCCCGGAATATTATTTCTTTCTGCTCACAAGCCTGCTGGGCCTGACCCTGCTTTCAAGCAGTGTGGAGCTGATCACCCTGTTCATCGCCCTTGAACTGTCTTCGTATTCGCTCTACCTGCTGGTGCCCATGCGTACCCCCTCGGACAGCATGCGCGCGCCCATGGAGGCGGCCATCAAGTATCTGCTCTTTGGCGTGACGGCCTCAGGCATCATGCTCTTTGGCATGAGCTGGATTTTTGGCATCGCGGGCAGCACCTATCTTGACCAGATATTGCCAGCCATGAGGACAGCCGGATCACATGCCGCCCCTCTGGTTGGGCTGCTGATGCTCTTTTGCGGCATGTTCTTCAAGCTGGCGGTGTTTCCCTTCCACTTCTGGGCGCCGGACGTGTACCAGGGCGCATCCAACGACACCACGGCCTTTATCGCCTCCATACCCAAGATTGTGGCCGTGGCCGTGCTGGCGCGGTTCTGCGCCATGGCATATCCCGGCGAGGGGCACGTGGCGCTGCTGCTGACCGGGCTTTCCATAGCGTCCATGTGCTACGGCAACCTCACGGCGCTGGTGCAGACTGACGTCAAGCGCATGCTTGGCTTTTCGGGCATAGCGCATGCCGGGTACATCCTCATGGGTATGGCGACCCTGCAAGGCTGGGGCATTGCCACGGCGCTCTATTATGCCACCGGCTATCTGTTTATGATGCTGGCGGCATTTCTGGTGCTGTGCGTGGTTTCGCCCGATGGGCGGAACCTGAGCATCAAGGATCTGAACGGCCTTTCGCGGCGCTCGCCTCTGCTGGCCTTTGTACTTGGCGTGAGCATGTTCGCGCTGGCGGGCATTCCGCCCTTTGTAGGTTTTATGGGCAAGTTCATGCTGCTGACGGGCGCGTGGCGGGCTGGGCATACGGCCCTGGTTATCATTGCCGCCATCAACACAGCAATCGGCATCTACTATTATTTGCAGGTGGTGCGCGCCGTGTATACCGAGGCCGCGCTACATGATGCGGAACCCATTGTGCCTCACGCAGGCGCGCGTATGGCGGGCATATGCCTTGTGGGGCTGGTTCTGGCCCTTGGCATTGCGCCGGAAAGCATGCTCCAGCTGGCCAGGGAAGCGGTGCAAGCCGCATGGTAG
- a CDS encoding helix-turn-helix transcriptional regulator — protein sequence MTTLCHVFERLMEARVKIDRLLSIVMILLAKKKVSASELAQTFEVSVRTIYRDVDTINQAGLPVVTYPGAKGGIGILESYKAEKRFFTSQDVTMILMGLGSIRTSYSSAEVAGAIAKIKGLVPEAERKAIELQAGQVSIDLTPWSNNHAGMAALVKIQQALKDNRLLEFDYNDRKGQRSARRVEPYKLILKRRSWYLGGYCLMREGMRLFKVSRMAETKLCKESFSPRTVATEDFIVRNFDDAECMDGIIRISARARETIVELFGDAALEQENENTWLARIPLTDNDQGHSFVASLGCDAEVLAPECIRESMKEYFRKAMSVYC from the coding sequence ATGACAACATTATGTCATGTTTTTGAGCGCCTGATGGAGGCCAGAGTGAAAATTGACCGCCTTTTGTCCATTGTGATGATTTTGCTGGCAAAGAAAAAAGTAAGCGCCTCAGAACTTGCCCAGACGTTTGAAGTATCTGTGCGAACCATCTATCGCGATGTTGATACAATAAATCAGGCGGGTTTGCCCGTGGTCACGTACCCTGGTGCAAAAGGGGGAATTGGCATTCTTGAAAGTTACAAGGCGGAAAAGCGTTTCTTCACGTCGCAGGATGTGACCATGATCCTGATGGGGCTGGGCAGTATTCGCACGTCTTATTCAAGTGCCGAGGTGGCAGGAGCAATTGCAAAAATCAAAGGGCTTGTTCCTGAGGCAGAGCGCAAGGCAATTGAATTGCAGGCAGGGCAGGTATCAATTGATTTGACTCCCTGGAGCAACAATCATGCTGGTATGGCAGCGCTCGTGAAAATTCAGCAGGCCTTGAAGGATAATAGGCTGTTGGAGTTTGATTATAATGACCGTAAAGGCCAGCGGAGCGCCCGCCGTGTAGAACCATACAAACTGATTCTTAAAAGAAGGAGCTGGTATCTTGGGGGATATTGCCTGATGCGTGAGGGCATGCGCCTTTTTAAAGTTTCACGTATGGCTGAAACAAAACTGTGCAAGGAATCGTTCTCTCCGCGCACTGTTGCTACAGAAGATTTTATTGTTCGAAATTTTGACGATGCAGAATGCATGGATGGAATAATACGGATATCTGCAAGGGCCAGAGAGACAATTGTGGAACTGTTTGGAGATGCGGCGCTTGAGCAGGAGAATGAAAATACGTGGCTGGCCCGTATTCCATTAACTGACAATGATCAGGGGCACAGTTTTGTTGCCAGCCTTGGCTGCGATGCAGAAGTGCTCGCCCCTGAATGCATCAGGGAAAGCATGAAAGAATATTTCAGAAAAGCCATGAGCGTCTATTGTTAA
- a CDS encoding monovalent cation/H+ antiporter subunit D family protein, with the protein MDIVESVRPLAAILTALIGACLIMLTGRRPNVRETVSFVTAVVMFCIIASMIGDVAPAPLGLGHTLHLTLFPILPGLSVSFRADAFSMVFALVGSFLWIITVFYAAGYMRGLNEHAQTRFSACFALTLFGAMGVAFADNLFTLYLFYEVVSVCTYPLVAHHQDAEGYDGARKYIVYLTTTAKGLVLPAMIVIYVLTGNLDFAHNSHTGILSAGASDALATVLYVCCILGFAKNGIMPFHHWLPGAMVAPTPVSALLHAVAVVKVGVFCTTRVMLFVFGTDLMKSLNLGVPTAYFVSFTILAASIIALTKDNLKARLAYSTVSQLSYIVLGVALLTVDGIQGGIVHIANHAFSKITLFFCAGAIYVATHKKCISEMSGLGRSMPFTFAAFAVASLSMIGAPPVAGFVTKWKLLVGAMEMPAHSMGILLVLLASTLLNVAYFAPVTYKAFFGKRPEGEETGIREAPLSMVVPILIAAGVSVFIGIYPDAIMSFVKVVTG; encoded by the coding sequence ATGGATATTGTTGAATCCGTCAGACCCCTGGCCGCCATACTTACAGCGTTGATCGGCGCATGCCTGATAATGCTGACGGGCCGTCGGCCCAACGTGCGCGAGACCGTTTCTTTTGTAACGGCGGTGGTCATGTTCTGCATCATCGCCTCCATGATCGGCGATGTTGCGCCTGCGCCCCTGGGGCTTGGCCACACGCTGCACCTCACGCTTTTCCCCATCCTGCCGGGGCTTTCGGTGAGCTTTCGGGCGGATGCTTTTTCCATGGTATTTGCGCTGGTTGGCTCGTTTTTGTGGATTATCACCGTTTTTTACGCGGCAGGGTACATGCGCGGCCTCAACGAGCATGCCCAGACGCGCTTCAGCGCCTGCTTTGCCCTGACGCTTTTTGGGGCAATGGGCGTGGCCTTTGCCGACAACCTGTTTACGCTCTACCTGTTCTATGAAGTGGTCAGCGTGTGCACCTATCCTCTTGTGGCCCACCATCAGGATGCCGAGGGCTATGACGGCGCGCGCAAGTATATTGTGTACCTGACCACCACGGCAAAAGGGCTGGTGCTGCCAGCCATGATCGTCATCTACGTGCTGACGGGCAATCTGGACTTTGCCCACAACAGCCACACGGGCATCTTGTCCGCCGGGGCCAGCGATGCGCTGGCAACCGTGCTGTACGTTTGCTGCATCCTGGGTTTTGCCAAGAACGGCATCATGCCGTTCCACCACTGGCTGCCGGGCGCAATGGTTGCTCCCACGCCTGTTTCGGCCCTGCTGCATGCGGTGGCGGTGGTCAAGGTGGGCGTGTTTTGCACCACGCGCGTCATGCTCTTTGTGTTTGGCACTGATTTGATGAAAAGCCTGAACCTTGGCGTGCCCACGGCCTACTTTGTTTCGTTCACCATTCTTGCGGCCTCCATCATTGCCCTGACCAAGGACAACCTCAAGGCGCGGCTGGCATATTCAACCGTGAGCCAGCTCTCCTACATCGTGCTTGGCGTGGCGCTCCTGACCGTAGACGGCATACAGGGAGGCATAGTGCACATCGCCAACCACGCATTCTCAAAGATAACGCTCTTTTTCTGCGCAGGCGCGATCTATGTGGCAACGCACAAAAAGTGCATTTCTGAGATGAGCGGCCTTGGGCGCTCCATGCCCTTTACCTTTGCGGCCTTTGCCGTGGCCTCGCTTTCCATGATCGGCGCGCCGCCTGTGGCAGGATTTGTGACCAAGTGGAAGCTGCTGGTGGGCGCAATGGAAATGCCCGCGCATTCCATGGGCATATTGCTGGTGCTGCTGGCAAGTACGCTCCTGAATGTGGCCTACTTTGCGCCTGTGACCTACAAGGCATTTTTCGGCAAAAGGCCGGAAGGCGAAGAAACGGGCATTCGTGAAGCACCGCTGAGCATGGTTGTGCCCATTCTCATAGCGGCTGGCGTTTCCGTGTTCATCGGCATTTACCCCGATGCCATCATGTCCTTCGTGAAGGTGGTGACAGGATGA
- the nuoK gene encoding NADH-quinone oxidoreductase subunit NuoK: MHYASLSQSLETYLVIGAALFGLGLFGMAMRRTFIGMLIASELILCGASVNFMAFGRFCAPDTATGQIAALFVMAIAAAEAVIVLSIIIAVYRLYRSVETDAPSDLKG; the protein is encoded by the coding sequence ATGCACTACGCAAGCTTGAGTCAGTCTCTTGAAACCTATCTGGTCATCGGCGCGGCACTGTTCGGCCTGGGGCTGTTCGGCATGGCCATGCGCCGCACGTTCATAGGCATGCTCATTGCGTCCGAGCTTATCCTCTGCGGGGCTTCGGTCAACTTTATGGCCTTTGGCCGGTTCTGCGCGCCAGACACGGCAACCGGGCAGATCGCAGCCCTGTTTGTCATGGCCATCGCAGCGGCGGAAGCGGTCATTGTGCTTTCCATCATCATTGCGGTGTATCGGCTGTACAGATCTGTTGAAACGGACGCTCCGTCAGACCTCAAAGGTTAA
- a CDS encoding NADH-quinone oxidoreductase subunit J family protein has translation MSSHETMQTLAEGIFWFFVLVTFSGAVLAVSARTLIRRVAGLALCFTGVAGLYYYLSSPFVAFMQMLVYVGALCVTITFAIMLAETSDANRAPRRNRLSLFLGAAASCAITAALVVQSIVAPWPETPPSQIEGTIERIGQALLSTYSMSFELISVVLVVAMVGALALARHGRDK, from the coding sequence ATGTCCAGTCATGAAACTATGCAAACGCTGGCTGAGGGCATTTTCTGGTTCTTTGTGCTGGTGACGTTTAGCGGCGCGGTGCTGGCTGTTTCGGCGCGCACGCTCATACGCCGCGTGGCCGGGCTTGCCCTGTGCTTCACTGGCGTGGCGGGGCTTTATTACTACCTTTCCAGCCCCTTTGTGGCCTTTATGCAGATGCTTGTGTATGTGGGCGCGCTGTGCGTCACCATTACATTCGCCATCATGCTGGCTGAAACGTCGGACGCAAACCGCGCCCCGCGTCGCAACAGGCTGAGTCTTTTTCTGGGCGCTGCGGCCAGTTGCGCCATCACGGCGGCGCTTGTGGTGCAATCCATCGTGGCTCCCTGGCCGGAGACGCCGCCGTCGCAGATAGAAGGAACCATCGAGCGCATCGGACAGGCCTTGCTGAGCACGTATTCCATGAGCTTTGAACTTATTTCCGTGGTTCTGGTGGTAGCCATGGTGGGGGCGCTCGCACTGGCCCGCCACGGGAGGGACAAGTGA
- a CDS encoding nitroreductase family protein, whose product MKQIHFTVDPQKCVQCNACITDCPRHIISISDGLPWVSPILEANCLECQHCLAVCPTGAVSIFGLKAENSIELSAEKIPSASQMHTLLRGRRSVRQYSMENVPTGMIDDLLATLANTPTGCNDRTLSFAVVDDHNVMQKLRIRVIESIENKIECNELMPDFLSAAVAAYRQQGVDEIFRGAPHLLVVSAAETASTPLQDISLALAYFELLAQCSGLGTTWCGFLKFAVDAAPELRPILGLDPETPFYAMLFGYPAVRYHRTVQRDNAAKIRHVSL is encoded by the coding sequence ATGAAGCAGATACATTTTACAGTTGATCCACAAAAGTGCGTCCAGTGCAATGCATGCATAACCGACTGTCCTCGCCATATAATTTCCATCTCCGACGGTTTGCCGTGGGTTTCGCCCATACTGGAAGCAAACTGCCTTGAATGTCAGCATTGCCTGGCCGTATGCCCTACAGGGGCAGTAAGTATTTTCGGCCTCAAGGCAGAGAACAGCATAGAACTGAGCGCAGAAAAAATACCATCTGCCAGCCAGATGCACACGCTGTTGCGGGGACGGCGCAGTGTTCGCCAGTACAGTATGGAAAATGTGCCAACCGGAATGATTGATGATCTTCTCGCCACGCTGGCAAATACACCAACAGGCTGTAATGATCGCACCTTGAGTTTTGCTGTGGTGGATGATCACAACGTAATGCAAAAACTACGCATCAGGGTGATTGAATCAATTGAGAACAAAATAGAATGCAATGAGTTGATGCCAGATTTTTTATCAGCGGCTGTGGCAGCCTATCGGCAACAGGGAGTAGATGAAATATTTAGGGGTGCGCCGCACTTGCTTGTTGTCTCTGCGGCAGAGACCGCAAGTACACCCCTGCAAGATATTTCTCTGGCTCTGGCATATTTTGAATTGCTCGCCCAATGCAGCGGATTGGGTACAACATGGTGCGGATTCTTGAAATTTGCAGTTGATGCAGCTCCAGAATTGCGTCCCATTCTCGGTCTGGATCCTGAAACACCTTTTTATGCAATGCTTTTTGGGTATCCGGCTGTTCGCTACCACCGCACGGTGCAACGCGACAATGCCGCGAAAATCAGGCACGTTTCCTTGTAG